The genomic segment TGGCCAACGATACGGTTTCGGCGGGGTTTCCTTCGCCGGCGGATGATTTTGTAGATAGGATGTTGGATCTCAATGAGCATCTGATCAAAAACAAAGCGGCTACGTTTCTTGTGCGCGTGCGCGGCACGTCGATGATCAATGCAGGTATTCATGACGGCGACATTCTGATCGTGGATCGTTCGCTGGAAGCGTCCAACGGAAAAATCGTCATCGGCGTAGTCAATGGGGAGTTCACCGTAAAGCGCATTCAAAAACGCGGCATGGATTTATATCTCATGCCGGAAAACGATCAATTTCAGCCCATCCGCATTAACGAAGATATGGATTTCAAAATCTGGGGTGTCGTAACGTATATCATTCACAAGTCGCCGTGACCGTGTATGATTGTAAGGCACGCTATTCAAACAAACTCAATTTATCGGATTTATTCTTAGTAGCACTGGCAAAATTATAAACTCGGATTCAACGATATTGCGACAGAGATCGAAGCGGCAACAAGAGCGATGAGGCTTAGGGTAATTAGCAACGTAGCGGTTTCAGATTCGCACAATCCTTCTTTTTGAATAATTTCAATATTTTTGATTTGTGTGCGCTTGAGCCAAATACTATCCACATTATTTCCAAGCGCTCTTTTATGACGGGGTGTAAAACGATAACCTGTATCTTCTTTTTGAATTGTACCGGTTACAGTTATAAGCTTATTTGAATCATCTGTAAAAGTTACTTTCAGCGTTTTTTTTGAGGTGATAGCGGCTTGTATTTGGGCTTCTGATATTTCGGGTGAAGCGGTTGAATCGTATGCTATTGTCGTAGTTATACCGCAACCCAAAACCGCTGTAGTTAAAATTATCAACACGTATCTCATGGTAGTCTCCAAGCGATCGTAATGCTTCGCATTTTTAGAATCTAAAAACAAAGTTATCGTACTCATCCATTTCTTTTAGAGGGATTGATGAGCCGTTTTTTAACGTATAATAATCGGAATTTTCATCCATGATAAATTCTATAACCAAAACACTATCACCGTTTTTGAAATGCTTATATGGAAATCGCCCAACTTCAAACGGCCAATCGAAGCGCGCGTCACTCGACGTGTCGCACCACGCCGTAACGCATATTCGGTTGCTATTCGTAAATGGGCCATTGCTCCTGGGTATCTTCAAACTGAATTTTCGTACTACTGTACTATCATCCAGAATTTCAAGACCTGCATAAGGCGGATAATCTTGGATAAGAATGTATGGCTCGTACTGTGGCGGCAGTATAATGTCGGAATAAAATACTTTAACAGTATCGGACGTATTATACGCTGAAAGTTCATTTTCAATACTGCCGGACATAATAGCACAAACCCCAAAAGAGTAGTGCTGCATGGATGCAGGTATGATTACTTTTCCATTAACAATATCATAATCGTTTTGTTTATCCTTTTTGGCTTCGCAGGAAATCAGAAACGGTAATGCCGTAAATAAGAAACAAGTTGTAGTATCGCACATTTTAAACATAAAAATAGCCCACCTTATTTTAGAATGAATGACTTGATTTTATGTATCATACATCGACTACTATCCATGTACTCATACCCAAAATAAAGTGGGTATAGGCGTTTATTTGATCAATGTTAGTTTTTTACTTGAAGAAAACCCAGGTGATTCTAATCTGTATATATAAGTCCCCGATGCAAGGCGACTTGCATCAAAAGTAACCTGATAAAAACCAGGCTCCTTAGTACCATTTGCTAAAGTTGCTACTTCGCGCCCCATCACATCATATAATTTCATAGTGATATTTGCCTTGAAGGGCACAGAATAAGCTATCGTCGTTGATGGATTAAATGGGTTAGGATAATTCTGTCCAAGTTCAAACGATACAGGAATGGCCGTTTCACCTCTAGGGATTGTCTTTTCTATAGGTAAACTACAGCCCTGATAATTGATAATCCTTGTTGCGATCACTGATTCCTGTCCGCTTACCACTGAAACCTGAATATTGTATTGACAATAAGAAATTGGAATAGATATGCTTTGAGTTGTGTATCCATTTTGCCAAGCGTAGCTATAGTTGCCGTTTCCTCCTGATGCCAATGCAGTATATGTTCCAATGGCTCCTTTTGAAGATACAATTGAAGGGCCGTCAATACTCACAACTAAAGGCCCTGGGGGAGCTATAGGATATATTTCGTCGATTATTGGGCGAACTAGTTCGCTTGAAAATTCATCGTGATATTTGTTGGTACTTGTTTGATACGTAGCATGAAATTTCGAATTTCCATTTACAATGTCCATAGCACTATTGTAAGGGATAAATGTAGCGTTAGCATATCTAGTGAGGGTAAAAGTACCAAAGAAAACCTGTCGTCCTTGATAATCGGTAATTGATTTAGGCAAGTAAGATCCAGCTTGTGCGGTTTCATTGGTCAAATACATATAATCTTCCGTGCCGCAGAGAGCGTCAACACCAAATATACCTGTGTACTTTGCTTTTACCCAAAGTGAGCCCGAGGGTGAAGAATTGGGAGAGCCATTAGAGAATGATATCCCAACATTTCTAGTCAAATGAGGGTAACCATCTCCGTTTAACGAATTCAATTCAGTATAGAAGGAACTATGCATGGTTCCGTTTGCATCAAAAACATTGCTTGTTAAAAGTTCTTTGGCTGCATCACAACTAATACCATAATGACCAAATGTACCAGTTGCACTACAGTTAGTCGGTTGTTTGACAAATATTTGGAAAAAATAATGTAAAACAGCTCCTTGTTGAGGAGAATCGATGGAAAAGAACTTTGATGCTTTTAATGGAGTGTTTGAAGCTTCAGCCTTGGCAAGCGCATATCTTGCTATAACACCACCCATGCTCATCCCAGAGACAACTATGTTTTTGTTTGAATTGATAGAAGAAATAAATTGAACGGCTGATGCTAATACAGCTGCGTTATTTTTTATACTTTGTCCGCCAAATTTGTAATTTAAAATATATACTTTTGCGCCTCTGGCCACTAAGGAATCAACAAGTTGTTTACCTGCGTATCTTAATCTTTCAGAATTACCTGTATTATAAGCGTCAATTCCTTCAGACAAAAGAACGGGAGTCCCATTAGGACTACCCTCCCATACCGTAAGTCGGTTTCCGTAATTATCAAAATATAGTTTTTGCGCCACAGGCACCACGAAAACAGTATGGGTTCTAGTATATGAAGAACCATCAACAAACCAAAACTTAACGCTTAAAGAATGTTGGCCTGGAGAATTAATAAATGAAGGGACTTTCCAACCTGTTGCGTTTGTACTATTGTTGCTAGTACTCCAAATTGTCGACCAACTTCCATTGTCGTATTTAACATCACAACGCTGAAATATTTGATTATTAAACGTGTGAAAATTGATCCATCCATTTCCTTGTTGTAAATAAATATCTGCGGGTTGGGCTGAAATTAGACTAATATGTACACCCTGTTTACGATTTGATTCTTCATACCAGTTGTATGAGGCACTAGTATTTGGTGTTGAACCAATATATACATAGTGAGCATTAGCATACTGCCAGTCCAAAATAGTCGTTCCCTGTGCATCACTTGACATTTCTGAAGAGTTTTCGGCTCCATAAAATACGTTTGAAACAGAGTTTGGATCCATAGCGTAAACTATGCTATGTAGATTTAATGAAACCCATATAAAGAAAAGAAATCTTTTCATAAAATTCCTCATTTTTGGGGAACAAAAATTGCAAATGTATAGTTAATAGTATACATTTGAATGGGAAGACAGTATTACATTTTTAATTCAAAACCTCCAGTGCTGAATTAGGTAATATTGATCTTCCTTTTTTGTTCCATTGTTTAGAACTACTCTTTAATACAATCTACGAGCTGCCTTAATGTAGTATACCCAATGAATGAACTCACCTCCTTCATGCCATAAAAATATAATCATTCCCCTTCCGTGGAATTGGAATTGGAATTGGAATTGGAATTGGAATTGGAATTGTTTTATAGATATTCCCTTCCCCCGTAAAAAGATAGACAGTAAACGAGGACATGTCAAGAATTTTTTTGGCTAATTAGTAGCTTATAACAGCTTTTTTTTGTAAAATCGCTTTTATCATAGTTGATAATATCATATTGCCATCCATGCTTCGCCACGAATCAATATTCGCCTTAATTGATTGCAATAATTTTTACGTTTCATGCGAACGTGCTTTCCAGCCCAAATTGGAAGGTAAACCGGTCGTGGTGCTTTCCAATAACGACGGGTGTATCGTGTCGCGATCCAATGAAGCCAAAGCACTCGGTGTGCCGATGGCCGCACCGTATTTTGAAGTCAAAGGGCTTTTGGATAAACATCATGCGCATGTTTTTTCGTCCAACTACGTGCTTTATGCCGACATGTCGCATCGTGTCATGCAGGTGCTTCAACGTTTCACGCCCGATGTGGAAGTGTATTCCATAGATGAAGCATTCATAGATCTCAGCGGTTTTACGGAAGATCTTACGACGTACGGCGTCAAGATCAAGGAAACCATCTCGCGTTGGACGGGCATTCCCGTATCCGTCGGTATAGCCCGTACCAAAACATTAGCCAAAATCGCAGCGGAAAAAGCCAAAAAATCA from the bacterium genome contains:
- a CDS encoding T9SS type A sorting domain-containing protein → MKRFLFFIWVSLNLHSIVYAMDPNSVSNVFYGAENSSEMSSDAQGTTILDWQYANAHYVYIGSTPNTSASYNWYEESNRKQGVHISLISAQPADIYLQQGNGWINFHTFNNQIFQRCDVKYDNGSWSTIWSTSNNSTNATGWKVPSFINSPGQHSLSVKFWFVDGSSYTRTHTVFVVPVAQKLYFDNYGNRLTVWEGSPNGTPVLLSEGIDAYNTGNSERLRYAGKQLVDSLVARGAKVYILNYKFGGQSIKNNAAVLASAVQFISSINSNKNIVVSGMSMGGVIARYALAKAEASNTPLKASKFFSIDSPQQGAVLHYFFQIFVKQPTNCSATGTFGHYGISCDAAKELLTSNVFDANGTMHSSFYTELNSLNGDGYPHLTRNVGISFSNGSPNSSPSGSLWVKAKYTGIFGVDALCGTEDYMYLTNETAQAGSYLPKSITDYQGRQVFFGTFTLTRYANATFIPYNSAMDIVNGNSKFHATYQTSTNKYHDEFSSELVRPIIDEIYPIAPPGPLVVSIDGPSIVSSKGAIGTYTALASGGNGNYSYAWQNGYTTQSISIPISYCQYNIQVSVVSGQESVIATRIINYQGCSLPIEKTIPRGETAIPVSFELGQNYPNPFNPSTTIAYSVPFKANITMKLYDVMGREVATLANGTKEPGFYQVTFDASRLASGTYIYRLESPGFSSSKKLTLIK
- the umuD gene encoding translesion error-prone DNA polymerase V autoproteolytic subunit, yielding MTARHTPLANDTVSAGFPSPADDFVDRMLDLNEHLIKNKAATFLVRVRGTSMINAGIHDGDILIVDRSLEASNGKIVIGVVNGEFTVKRIQKRGMDLYLMPENDQFQPIRINEDMDFKIWGVVTYIIHKSP